One window from the genome of Paenibacillus azoreducens encodes:
- a CDS encoding alpha/beta fold hydrolase: MPNIEVNGTTLYYETHGSGVPIVFIHGHLSSHHMFEPQVEYFSKRAKVIVLDLRGYGNSGKLNVEVEEIVKTQCEDLNELMDKLDIPKVTLVGCSSGSLLVQKFAASYPDRVNALVLVDSYFYGPCGPFGTKSSLWKILEACSWLSYYLPAEFFLRSLRVTYHRWIPAYSILRNELFHKRPTESIKQRMALLKVHTDPGSTRLKMPILCVAGRQSEWFVNQMNKAVEWFSCAQKAVIEDAIYPSHLCQPIEFNRILLNFLIDQRIYRMEQPSG, translated from the coding sequence TTGCCTAATATAGAAGTGAACGGAACAACGCTGTATTATGAGACGCATGGCAGCGGCGTGCCCATTGTTTTTATTCATGGACATCTTTCATCTCATCATATGTTTGAGCCTCAAGTGGAGTATTTCAGCAAAAGAGCCAAAGTCATCGTGCTTGATTTGAGGGGATACGGAAATTCGGGGAAGTTAAACGTGGAAGTGGAAGAGATCGTCAAGACGCAATGCGAGGATTTAAACGAATTAATGGATAAACTGGATATCCCGAAAGTGACCCTTGTCGGCTGCTCGAGCGGAAGTTTGCTTGTGCAAAAGTTTGCGGCCTCTTACCCGGACAGGGTAAATGCGCTTGTGCTGGTGGACAGTTATTTCTACGGTCCATGCGGTCCTTTTGGCACCAAAAGCAGCCTGTGGAAAATCCTCGAGGCATGCAGCTGGCTTTCCTATTATCTGCCTGCGGAATTTTTCCTCCGCTCGCTCCGCGTGACATACCACCGCTGGATTCCGGCTTACAGTATTTTACGGAATGAGCTGTTTCATAAACGGCCTACCGAATCGATCAAGCAGCGGATGGCTTTGCTGAAGGTCCATACGGATCCGGGTTCAACGCGGCTGAAAATGCCGATATTATGCGTAGCGGGCAGACAAAGCGAATGGTTTGTGAACCAGATGAACAAGGCGGTAGAGTGGTTCTCCTGCGCACAGAAGGCGGTCATTGAAGACGCGATCTATCCAAGTCATTTATGTCAGCCGATTGAGTTCAACCGTATTTTGCTTAATTTTTTGATTGACCAGCGTATTTACCGGATGGAGCAGCCTTCGGGCTGA
- a CDS encoding helix-turn-helix domain-containing protein, with the protein MNKEYMQLKSLLKLLDREERWFTFAEVEKELGLSGKSVRKIVEAALHLLPPSMHIEVSRGRGIIFRRDRYGTSIQEVLEPLLRETPYFRLMQLLFVNNGNASAEEVAEELYMSFSSFKKWIIHLNRDELRPFQLRITYSSPTLKGNEIHVRYFFWKLFTEAYPYTGWPFSNADFDRLNGLVAEIEREKGVIYFLNSKRSLSFLIAIVLERVKQGHRVALKNGSYAWDQNAFYGPVVKLSEKLTQLYGVVLPQDEVYFLQSMFNLSQYHDKDGLNIFEEKAPPSEGGDREENRMSGLLIAVLAEAFPALNLGPRFLAEIREFVDKLRIDNAIPELMAVSHSHLTAYIQEKEQSIFASVTDCMQHWQRSFPDMIYNDYHLTKLTFIISSSLRYKSKKAFLIIGEEFSVRHYVANLIKREIGDDLTIETSILHGLTDDIIKQHQIDFVISTMPVSLTSVPTVIISTIPTKRDLENIRQELMA; encoded by the coding sequence ATGAATAAAGAATATATGCAGCTGAAATCGCTGCTGAAGCTGCTGGACCGGGAGGAGCGGTGGTTTACGTTTGCCGAGGTGGAAAAAGAGCTGGGGTTATCCGGCAAGTCCGTCCGCAAAATCGTCGAAGCGGCCCTTCACCTCCTGCCCCCGTCCATGCATATCGAGGTATCGAGGGGGAGGGGCATCATTTTCCGCCGGGACCGTTACGGCACGAGCATTCAGGAAGTTTTGGAACCGCTGCTTCGGGAGACGCCTTATTTCCGCCTGATGCAGCTTTTGTTCGTAAACAACGGAAACGCCTCTGCGGAAGAGGTGGCGGAAGAGCTCTACATGAGTTTTTCCTCGTTCAAAAAATGGATTATTCATCTAAACCGGGATGAGCTGCGTCCGTTTCAGCTTCGGATTACGTACTCCTCGCCGACGCTTAAAGGTAATGAAATTCATGTCCGCTATTTTTTCTGGAAACTGTTTACCGAGGCTTATCCGTATACCGGATGGCCTTTTTCGAATGCCGATTTTGACCGGCTGAACGGCTTAGTGGCGGAAATCGAGCGGGAAAAAGGAGTGATCTACTTTTTGAATTCCAAGCGCAGCCTGTCGTTTCTGATCGCTATTGTGCTCGAAAGAGTCAAACAGGGACATCGGGTTGCGCTCAAAAACGGCAGCTATGCCTGGGATCAAAACGCGTTTTACGGCCCCGTCGTAAAACTGTCGGAGAAGCTTACTCAGCTTTACGGCGTCGTTTTGCCTCAGGATGAGGTCTATTTTTTGCAGTCGATGTTCAACCTCAGCCAATACCATGACAAGGACGGATTGAATATTTTCGAGGAAAAAGCGCCTCCTTCGGAAGGTGGGGATCGTGAAGAGAACCGTATGTCCGGCTTGCTTATCGCTGTATTGGCTGAAGCCTTTCCGGCGCTGAACTTAGGACCGCGGTTTTTGGCCGAAATCCGGGAATTTGTGGACAAGCTGCGGATCGATAACGCCATTCCCGAACTGATGGCCGTTTCGCACAGCCATCTGACTGCGTATATCCAGGAGAAAGAGCAGTCCATTTTTGCGTCCGTAACCGATTGTATGCAGCATTGGCAGCGGAGCTTCCCAGATATGATTTACAATGACTATCATTTGACCAAGCTTACGTTTATTATCAGTTCCAGCCTTCGTTATAAAAGCAAAAAGGCATTTTTGATTATCGGCGAGGAGTTTTCGGTGCGGCATTACGTCGCGAACTTGATCAAAAGGGAAATTGGCGACGATTTGACGATCGAAACTTCGATTTTGCATGGGCTGACCGATGATATCATCAAGCAGCATCAGATCGACTTCGTGATCAGCACGATGCCCGTATCCTTAACGAGCGTGCCAACGGTCATCATTTCCACGATCCCGACGAAAAGGGACCTGGAAAATATCCGGCAGGAGTTGATGGCGTAA
- a CDS encoding HelD family protein: protein MLYESETAEQEHLRDIVKKLQAALTAIEDKVSDSYRDVIEAKKYLWVNMAQLDPAERAANRVDISLSIDAGEKAVAKRQRISKLVSSPYFGRVDFKALDHAEADACYIGVHAFSEEESQRNLIYDWRSPIASLFYDFHVGEAHYEAPMGRMKGKITTKRQYKIRDGIMDYMIESSMNINDDVLQKELSSSSDEKMKNIVATIQQEQNRIIRNETAGELIIQGVAGSGKTSVALHRVAYLLYRFKETLTSGNVLIISPNKVFSDYISNVLPELGEEMIMEASMEELAAQELGSICKFQTFYEQAAVLLEDRDEAFAKRIRYKARLDLIGELESFAKHAETHYFEPEDIMLEQAAISRKAILDSYQATAGMPLEQRLAKTAAVIGGQSRTEDGERLKPAAIKKIKTAVKKMFKIPSMLNLYKEFYNFIGRPEMYKPIAKNIIEFADVFPLIYLKILIEGAEPVQLVKHLLVDEMQDYTPVQYAVLAKRFPCKKTILGDASQSVNPYSSTSLTAIKEVFPRAESMELLKSYRSTFEITNFALRIKPNQELVPIERHGDVPQVIRYGSLKEELDGIRELCRQFLNSKLHSLGIVCKTKTQAEQIVHAIKELHADVHLLDFTSEVFHEGITVTFAHMAKGLEFDQVIVPFADRETYQTELDRSLLYVACTRAMHSLYLTYSDEIAPFLHV, encoded by the coding sequence TTGTTATACGAAAGCGAAACGGCGGAACAGGAACATTTACGGGACATTGTAAAGAAGCTTCAGGCGGCACTTACGGCAATAGAGGACAAGGTGTCGGATTCCTACCGGGACGTTATCGAAGCCAAAAAATATCTTTGGGTGAATATGGCGCAGCTGGACCCGGCGGAACGCGCGGCAAACCGGGTGGATATTTCGTTATCGATTGATGCGGGCGAAAAAGCCGTTGCCAAGCGGCAGCGGATCAGCAAGCTGGTAAGTTCGCCTTATTTTGGCCGAGTGGATTTCAAGGCGTTGGATCATGCCGAGGCGGATGCCTGCTATATTGGCGTACATGCATTCAGCGAGGAGGAAAGCCAGCGCAACCTGATTTACGATTGGCGTTCGCCCATTGCGAGTCTGTTTTACGATTTCCATGTGGGGGAAGCCCACTACGAGGCCCCGATGGGCAGAATGAAGGGCAAAATAACCACGAAAAGGCAGTACAAGATCAGGGACGGAATCATGGACTACATGATCGAAAGCTCGATGAACATCAACGACGACGTGCTGCAAAAAGAGCTCAGCAGCAGCTCGGACGAAAAGATGAAAAACATCGTGGCGACCATCCAGCAGGAGCAAAACCGGATCATCCGCAATGAAACCGCGGGCGAGTTAATCATCCAAGGCGTGGCAGGTTCCGGCAAAACCTCGGTTGCTCTGCACCGGGTCGCTTATTTGCTGTATCGGTTCAAAGAAACGCTGACCTCCGGTAATGTGCTGATCATATCGCCCAATAAGGTGTTTTCCGATTATATTTCGAACGTGCTGCCCGAGCTTGGCGAAGAGATGATCATGGAAGCAAGCATGGAGGAACTCGCCGCCCAGGAACTCGGCAGCATCTGCAAATTCCAGACGTTTTATGAACAGGCGGCGGTTTTGCTGGAGGATCGGGATGAGGCATTCGCCAAACGGATCCGGTACAAAGCCCGTTTGGACTTGATTGGGGAATTGGAATCTTTTGCGAAACATGCGGAAACGCATTATTTCGAGCCTGAGGATATCATGCTGGAGCAGGCTGCGATTTCTAGGAAGGCTATTCTGGACAGCTACCAAGCGACGGCGGGAATGCCCCTGGAGCAGCGCTTGGCTAAAACCGCGGCGGTCATCGGCGGTCAAAGCCGGACCGAAGACGGGGAGCGGCTAAAGCCCGCCGCAATTAAAAAAATCAAAACGGCCGTCAAAAAAATGTTCAAAATTCCTTCCATGTTAAACCTGTACAAAGAATTTTACAATTTTATCGGCAGACCGGAGATGTATAAGCCCATCGCGAAAAACATAATCGAGTTTGCGGATGTTTTTCCGCTTATTTATTTGAAAATTCTAATCGAGGGCGCGGAGCCGGTGCAGCTTGTTAAACATCTCCTGGTCGACGAAATGCAGGATTATACGCCCGTGCAGTATGCGGTGCTGGCCAAACGTTTCCCGTGCAAAAAAACGATTCTCGGCGACGCTTCCCAATCGGTGAACCCGTATTCCTCGACTTCCCTTACCGCAATCAAGGAGGTTTTCCCCCGGGCCGAATCGATGGAGCTGTTAAAAAGCTACCGATCCACTTTTGAAATCACGAATTTTGCCCTGCGGATCAAGCCGAATCAAGAACTGGTTCCCATCGAACGGCATGGGGACGTACCGCAGGTTATAAGATACGGCAGTCTAAAGGAGGAACTCGACGGAATCCGCGAATTATGCCGCCAATTTTTGAATTCGAAGCTTCATTCTCTCGGCATCGTCTGCAAAACCAAAACCCAGGCGGAGCAAATCGTTCATGCGATCAAAGAGCTGCATGCGGATGTGCATTTGCTGGATTTTACCAGCGAGGTTTTCCATGAAGGCATTACGGTTACCTTTGCGCATATGGCCAAAGGACTTGAGTTCGATCAGGTGATTGTCCCGTTTGCGGACCGCGAAACATACCAAACGGAGCTGGACCGGAGCCTGCTGTATGTCGCCTGCACAAGGGCGATGCATTCCCTCTATTTGACTTATTCGGATGAAATTGCGCCATTTTTGCACGTTTAA
- a CDS encoding AraC family transcriptional regulator, which yields MFKSTYLRIFLWSCILITIIIIPFSLFLIQRFSDYASSQLGYINRDRIEETLDRTEFILAKLKWYGLNIYEDQTLQNWIYSLGDDPLLDAAALQTLSKYLSKESFFEGAYLFNMRREKVMDSKVGLLSFDEFSDQTILKRVKQKGPFLLRYSHYETGGKSYISLVFPSSYVEKEHYGYLVVLLNPQVLQNYLISGEGSEKGAKDYQVTLMDRSGQTILGQADDRIMAGVMRSRTDAKKGSFELKADEQTLYVNYADLDTQDWTIYSLSGMKQFRKQVTSFQQTIVLCSILLLILLLVAVLWNSHFFFKPFRILAAQIHGKLGIHAKSDIDAIRQSVVLLRDHSPLIKTEFLRRWILQGRLGNSAREALSRESKILQYEWIRLAVVKIDAFYETAERYDFASQRLLKYAIGNIAEEVLISKDRAIEVVDFGGDHLLLLIGIADQADDMMEDLSQLSRMVNRYIQLNITVAYSTARHVRDDLRAVYDDLCELTLFKFISGDDKIYTEQEYERYADLQYQPDDTLLDLLIQSIRSGKEEQSFHWLEQWFVRLQAMNYSECQFQLKLMFFSFVKSFSKLTTVHNVKGIENHLKKFAKLEDIHMWMKKEISRIISLLGDQKSLNRKGKIVEEMIEYIRYHIHDPRLSVESIADHIELSAKYSRQLFLDHYGMSLSNYILNMRIEKVKELLQQTDMSVAEIAQQAGFQTKSHFFTAFKKATGMTPAQYRYQQIDEASG from the coding sequence ATGTTCAAATCGACATATCTGCGTATTTTTTTATGGAGCTGCATCTTAATTACCATCATTATCATCCCGTTTTCATTATTTCTGATTCAGCGATTCTCGGATTATGCCTCCTCCCAGCTCGGATATATCAACAGGGACAGAATTGAAGAAACATTAGACCGTACGGAATTCATCCTGGCTAAACTGAAGTGGTACGGTTTGAACATATATGAAGATCAGACCCTTCAGAACTGGATATACTCCCTCGGGGATGATCCCTTGCTTGATGCCGCAGCCCTGCAGACCTTGTCAAAATATTTATCCAAAGAATCCTTTTTTGAAGGCGCTTACTTATTTAATATGCGCCGGGAAAAAGTAATGGATTCCAAAGTTGGTCTTCTTTCATTCGACGAGTTTTCGGATCAGACGATATTGAAGCGTGTTAAACAGAAAGGCCCGTTCTTATTACGGTATTCCCACTATGAGACCGGAGGGAAGTCATATATATCATTGGTATTCCCGTCCTCCTATGTGGAAAAGGAGCACTATGGATATTTGGTTGTGCTGTTAAATCCACAAGTATTGCAGAACTATCTCATTTCAGGGGAAGGTTCAGAGAAAGGCGCGAAAGATTATCAAGTGACACTCATGGACCGTTCCGGGCAAACGATTCTAGGCCAGGCGGACGATAGGATCATGGCTGGCGTGATGCGTTCGAGAACAGATGCCAAGAAAGGTTCCTTCGAACTAAAAGCAGATGAGCAGACTTTATACGTGAACTATGCCGATTTAGATACTCAGGATTGGACGATTTATTCCCTGTCCGGCATGAAACAATTCCGTAAGCAGGTTACCTCTTTCCAACAGACGATTGTATTGTGCTCAATTCTGCTCCTCATCTTGCTGCTGGTCGCAGTACTTTGGAATTCACATTTCTTCTTCAAGCCTTTCCGGATCCTTGCGGCTCAAATCCATGGCAAGCTTGGCATTCATGCCAAAAGCGATATCGATGCGATTCGGCAAAGCGTCGTTTTATTGCGGGATCATTCCCCGCTTATCAAAACGGAATTTTTACGGCGGTGGATATTGCAAGGCAGGCTGGGGAACAGCGCACGCGAGGCTCTTTCACGTGAATCAAAAATACTCCAATACGAATGGATACGGCTGGCCGTTGTCAAAATCGATGCTTTCTACGAAACCGCAGAGCGTTATGATTTTGCCTCCCAGAGACTGTTGAAATACGCCATTGGCAACATTGCGGAAGAAGTACTTATCAGTAAGGATCGCGCAATCGAAGTTGTCGATTTCGGCGGCGACCACCTGCTCCTCCTTATTGGCATAGCCGATCAAGCAGATGACATGATGGAGGATTTGAGCCAGCTCAGCCGCATGGTAAACAGGTATATTCAGCTCAACATAACCGTGGCATACAGTACGGCAAGGCATGTTCGCGATGATCTGCGCGCCGTATACGATGACTTATGCGAATTGACGTTGTTCAAATTCATCAGCGGTGACGACAAAATTTATACGGAACAAGAATATGAGCGCTACGCGGATTTGCAATATCAACCGGATGATACCCTGCTGGACCTCCTTATTCAGTCGATTCGCAGCGGCAAGGAGGAGCAGTCCTTTCATTGGCTGGAACAATGGTTTGTCCGGCTGCAAGCGATGAATTATTCCGAATGTCAATTCCAATTAAAATTAATGTTCTTCTCCTTCGTCAAATCATTTAGCAAACTTACTACCGTACATAACGTAAAGGGAATTGAAAATCATCTAAAAAAATTCGCAAAGCTCGAAGACATCCACATGTGGATGAAAAAAGAGATTTCCCGGATCATCTCCCTGCTTGGCGACCAGAAAAGCTTAAACCGCAAAGGAAAAATCGTTGAGGAAATGATTGAGTATATTCGATATCACATTCACGATCCAAGACTGTCTGTCGAGAGCATCGCCGATCACATCGAACTTTCGGCCAAATACTCGCGTCAGCTGTTTCTGGACCATTACGGGATGTCATTATCCAATTATATTTTGAATATGCGGATCGAAAAGGTGAAGGAATTGCTTCAACAAACGGATATGAGCGTTGCCGAGATTGCGCAGCAGGCCGGATTTCAGACGAAGAGCCATTTTTTTACCGCCTTCAAGAAAGCGACCGGGATGACGCCAGCCCAATATCGTTATCAGCAGATCGATGAAGCGAGCGGCTGA
- a CDS encoding helix-turn-helix transcriptional regulator produces MNRHGLDYELFEVTHADKALILSSDGIFGQDGMMEQIASDIAEEIDQTCGFQPYVLSGTVEKGLVGISKSYYAANESLQYILFSQSHLPALQEETIPNIVDYYYPTDWEVQLINNLKIGNLDTSMQILYEISAENGKRDLAEASMIKLVSLLMETMLRVLHELNLDTGIYAKQFANKAKGENIGEMWSYVYEVGTLICERNRYSNTTSTIEVGSRLLEYVNENYTSADVSLKQLAEIFQMSVSKASKIFKEVTGINFYDYLCRLRMEMAKELLRERSCGIDDIARRVGYENVYSFKRAFARYEGIKPDEYMDSAM; encoded by the coding sequence ATGAACCGCCATGGTCTGGATTATGAGCTGTTTGAAGTGACCCATGCGGATAAAGCGCTGATTTTGTCTTCCGACGGCATCTTTGGACAGGATGGAATGATGGAACAAATTGCATCGGACATCGCGGAAGAGATCGATCAGACCTGCGGATTCCAGCCCTATGTTTTGTCCGGAACGGTCGAGAAGGGGCTTGTCGGCATCAGTAAGTCGTACTATGCGGCAAATGAAAGCCTGCAGTATATTTTATTCTCGCAGAGCCATCTTCCGGCCTTGCAGGAGGAAACCATTCCCAATATCGTCGACTATTATTATCCGACGGATTGGGAGGTCCAACTGATCAATAATCTGAAGATCGGGAACCTGGATACATCGATGCAGATCCTGTATGAAATCAGCGCCGAAAACGGCAAACGGGACTTGGCCGAAGCAAGTATGATCAAGCTGGTTTCACTCTTGATGGAAACGATGCTGAGGGTGCTGCATGAGCTGAATCTCGATACGGGGATTTACGCGAAACAGTTCGCCAATAAAGCCAAGGGAGAGAATATCGGGGAAATGTGGAGCTACGTGTATGAAGTAGGGACGTTAATCTGCGAACGCAACCGGTATTCCAACACAACATCGACGATTGAAGTAGGCAGCCGGCTATTGGAGTATGTCAACGAAAATTATACAAGCGCCGATGTTTCGCTAAAACAGCTGGCTGAAATATTTCAGATGTCTGTCTCCAAGGCTTCCAAGATATTCAAGGAAGTTACCGGAATCAATTTCTATGATTATTTATGCCGGCTCCGTATGGAAATGGCGAAGGAATTGTTAAGAGAAAGAAGCTGCGGCATTGATGACATCGCCCGCCGGGTGGGCTACGAAAACGTATATTCTTTCAAACGCGCTTTTGCCAGATATGAAGGCATCAAACCGGATGAATATATGGATTCGGCGATGTGA
- a CDS encoding NupC/NupG family nucleoside CNT transporter — translation MKYVVALIGLAVILALAWLVSSDKKNIKFRPIVIMIALQIVLGLILLKTSIGEFLVRGFADGFAKILNFANEGTDFVFGGIVNEGVHSFFFHVLMPIVFMSVLIGILQHYKILPFIIKYIGLALSKVNGMGKLESYNAVASAILGQNEVFISFKKQIGLLPRQRLYTLCASAMSTVSMSIVGSYMTMLKPEYVVAALVLNLFGGFIISSIVNPYKVQPEDDILEVKEERKQTFFEMLGEYIMDGFKVVVIVGVMLVGFVALISMINGIFSGVFGISFQNILGYALAPFAFLMGVPWHEAIKAGSIMATKIVANEFVAMLDFVKIQGDFSERTKAIVSVFLISFANFGSIGTIVGAVKGLNEKQGNVVAGFGLKLLYGAALVSFLSATIIGIVF, via the coding sequence ATGAAATATGTGGTCGCTCTGATTGGACTTGCCGTGATTCTTGCGCTTGCCTGGCTCGTCAGCTCGGATAAAAAGAATATCAAATTCCGGCCGATCGTCATCATGATTGCGCTGCAGATCGTGCTTGGGCTGATTTTGCTGAAAACAAGCATCGGGGAGTTCCTGGTTAGAGGTTTTGCCGACGGTTTTGCAAAAATTTTGAACTTTGCCAATGAAGGCACTGATTTTGTATTTGGCGGCATCGTCAACGAAGGTGTCCATTCGTTTTTCTTCCACGTGCTGATGCCGATCGTGTTCATGTCGGTGCTCATCGGAATTTTGCAGCATTATAAAATACTGCCGTTTATCATTAAATACATCGGTCTTGCGCTCAGCAAGGTCAACGGAATGGGCAAGCTGGAGTCGTATAACGCTGTAGCTTCCGCCATTCTCGGACAAAACGAAGTGTTCATTTCCTTTAAAAAGCAAATCGGCCTGCTGCCGCGGCAGCGGTTGTATACGCTGTGCGCGTCCGCGATGTCGACCGTATCGATGTCGATCGTCGGTTCGTACATGACCATGCTCAAACCGGAGTACGTCGTGGCCGCGCTGGTCTTGAACCTGTTCGGCGGGTTTATTATTTCTTCGATTGTAAACCCTTACAAGGTGCAACCGGAAGATGATATTCTCGAAGTGAAGGAAGAGAGGAAGCAAACTTTTTTCGAAATGCTTGGCGAATATATTATGGATGGCTTTAAAGTGGTCGTCATCGTCGGCGTGATGCTGGTCGGTTTCGTGGCCCTGATCTCCATGATCAACGGCATTTTCAGCGGTGTGTTCGGCATTTCATTCCAAAACATTCTCGGTTACGCGCTTGCTCCGTTCGCCTTTCTTATGGGCGTTCCATGGCATGAAGCGATTAAGGCCGGCAGCATAATGGCCACGAAAATCGTGGCGAACGAGTTTGTCGCAATGCTCGATTTCGTGAAGATTCAAGGGGACTTCAGCGAACGCACCAAAGCGATTGTGTCGGTTTTTCTGATCTCCTTCGCAAATTTCGGTTCAATCGGCACGATCGTCGGCGCCGTGAAAGGCCTGAACGAAAAGCAGGGCAACGTGGTTGCCGGATTCGGGCTGAAGCTTTTGTACGGGGCGGCATTGGTGAGCTTTTTGTCGGCGACGATTATCGGCATTGTGTTTTAA
- the deoD gene encoding purine-nucleoside phosphorylase has product MSIHLGAKAGDVAERVLLPGDPLRAKFVAEHFLEDVRCYNEVRGMYGFTGLYKGIPVSVQGTGMGNPSISIYVTELIKDYGAKKLIRIGTCGAMQKELQIRDIVLAQAVSSDSNMTEKIFLGCNYAPSADFGLLMQAYQESVRRSANVFVGNVYNSDEFYRETLARLHKFMEFGVLAVEMESTALYTLAAKYGVRALSILTVGSQLLTNERSEHKDSEQSFNQMAEIALDTIIADV; this is encoded by the coding sequence ATGAGTATTCATCTGGGGGCCAAAGCCGGAGACGTTGCGGAACGGGTTCTGCTGCCGGGCGATCCGCTCCGCGCCAAATTCGTGGCCGAACATTTTCTGGAGGACGTTCGGTGTTACAACGAGGTTAGAGGGATGTACGGCTTTACCGGGTTATATAAAGGAATTCCGGTGTCCGTTCAGGGGACGGGAATGGGAAATCCGTCGATAAGCATTTACGTCACGGAGCTGATCAAAGATTACGGGGCGAAGAAGCTGATCCGGATCGGTACATGCGGCGCGATGCAGAAGGAGCTACAAATCCGGGATATCGTGCTCGCGCAGGCGGTTTCCTCGGACAGCAACATGACAGAAAAGATTTTTCTCGGCTGCAATTATGCGCCATCCGCCGATTTCGGCCTGCTGATGCAAGCGTATCAAGAGTCCGTTCGCCGCAGCGCAAACGTATTTGTAGGGAATGTGTATAATTCCGACGAGTTTTACAGAGAGACGCTGGCAAGACTTCATAAATTTATGGAATTCGGGGTTCTGGCCGTTGAGATGGAAAGCACGGCGCTGTATACGCTGGCTGCCAAATACGGAGTGAGGGCATTGTCCATCCTGACAGTAGGAAGTCAACTGCTGACAAATGAACGTTCTGAGCATAAAGACAGCGAGCAGTCCTTTAATCAGATGGCGGAAATCGCGCTCGACACCATCATAGCGGATGTATAG